In Phyllostomus discolor isolate MPI-MPIP mPhyDis1 chromosome 2, mPhyDis1.pri.v3, whole genome shotgun sequence, the following are encoded in one genomic region:
- the TFF3 gene encoding trefoil factor 3: MEARALWLLAVVLTLAFSSSSGQYVGLSESQCAIPATERVDCGYPEVTQEQCNSRGCCFDSSIPEVPWCFKPLQDTECTF; the protein is encoded by the exons ATGGAGGCCCGAGCGCTCTGGCTGCTGGCGGTGGTCCTGACCTTGGCGTTCTCCAGCTCGTCCGGGCAATATGTGGGCCTGT CGGAGAGCCAGTGCGCCATCCCGGCCACCGAGCGGGTGGACTGCGGCTACCCCGAGGTCACCCAGGAGCAGTGCAACAGCAGGGGCTGCTGCTTCGACTCGAGCATCCCCGAGGTGCCCTGGTGCTTCAAGCCTCTGCAGGACACAG AATGTACCTTTTGA
- the TFF2 gene encoding trefoil factor 2, with the protein MAGTRLLAAVLVLGLCMLAGAEKPSPCRCSRMSPQSRKNCGFPGITSDQCFDMGCCFDTSVVGVPWCFDPLPNQESEECVMEVSARENCGYPGISPQECASRKCCFSDAVPQVPWCFFPQPVQDCHY; encoded by the exons ATGGCAGGCACCCGGCTCCTGGCGGCCGTCCTCGTCCTGGGCCTGTGCATGCTGGCGGGGGCCGAGAAACCTT CGCCCTGCCGGTGCTCACGGATGAGCCCCCAGAGCCGGAAGAACTGTGGCTTCCCCGGCATCACCAGCGACCAGTGCTTCGACATGGGGTGCTGCTTCGACACCAGCGTCGTAGGGGTCCCCTGGTGCTTCGACCCCCTCCCGAACCAAG AGTCCGAGGAGTGCGTCATGGAGGTCTCGGCCCGAGAAAACTGCGGCTACCCGGGCATCAGCCCCCAGGAGTGCGCCTCGCGCAAGTGCTGCTTCTCTGACGCCGTCCCGCAGGTGCCCTGGTGCTTCTTCCCGCAGCCCGTGCAAG ACTGTCATTATTAA